A single Saccharomyces paradoxus chromosome II, complete sequence DNA region contains:
- the BEM1 gene encoding phosphatidylinositol-3-phosphate-binding protein BEM1 (Protein containing SH3-domains~similar to YBR200W) codes for MLKNFKLSKRDSNGSKGRITSSDISTPSHDNGGVIKHIKTVPVRYLSSSSTPVKSQRDSSPKNRHNSKDITSPEKVIKAKYTYQAQTSKELSFMEGEFFYVSGDEKDWYKASNPSTGKQGVVPKTYFEVFDRTKPSSVNGSNSSTRKVTNDSLNMGSLYAIVLYDFKAEKADELTTYVGENLFICAHHNCEWFIAKPIGRLGGPGLVPVGFVSIIDIATGYATGNDVIEDIKSVNLPTVQEWKSNIARYKASNISLGSVEQQQQQSITKTQNKSEKLVEGELLVKASVESFGLEDEKYWFLVCCELSNGKTRQLKRYYQDFYDLQVQLLDAFPAEAGKLRDAGGQWSKRIMPYIPGPVPYVTNSITKKRKEDLNIYVADLVNLPDYISRSEMVHSLFVVLDNGFDREFERDENQNNIKTLQENDTATFATASQASNFASINQDNTLTGEDLKLNKKLSDLSLSGSKQTSAQSNSGLKTTKIKFYYKDDIFALMLKSDTTYKELRSKIAPRIDTDNFKLQTKLSDGSGEEIKTDSQVSNIIQARLKISVHDIPI; via the coding sequence ATGCTGAAAAACTTCAAACTCTCAAAAAGAGATAGTAATGGGTCGAAGGGCAGAATTACATCGTCAGACATTTCCACACCTTCTCATGATAATGGGGGGGTTATAAAGCATATTAAAACAGTACCAGTGAGGTACCTTTCCTCATCTTCAACTCCAGTGAAGAGCCAGCGGGACTCTTCACCAAAGAACAGACATAATTCTAAAGATATTACTTCTCCAGAGAAAGTTATAAAAGCCAAATACACTTATCAGGCACAAACTTCGAAGGAGCTATCCTTCATGGAAggtgaatttttttacgtaTCTGGAGATGAGAAGGATTGGTACAAAGCTTCGAATCCTTCTACTGGAAAACAAGGTGTTGTCCCTAAAACCTATTTTGAAGTGTTTGATAGAACTAAACCTTCCTCTGTAAATGGATCCAATAGTTCGACTCGGAAAGTTACGAATGATTCATTAAACATGGGTTCGTTGTACGCCATTGTTTTATATGATTTTAAGGCAGAAAAAGCTGATGAATTGACTACTTACGTGGGagaaaatttgtttatttgCGCACATCATAACTGTGAATGGTTCATTGCTAAGCCAATTGGTCGACTTGGGGGGCCCGGCCTCGTTCCCGTTGGATTTGTTAGCATCATAGATATTGCCACGGGGTACGCAACAGGTAATGACGTAATAGAAGACATTAAGTCAGTTAACCTACCAACTGTTCAAGAATGGAAAAGCAATATTGCAAGGTACAAAGCTAGTAATATTAGCCTTGGCTCTGTggaacaacaacagcagcaatCCATTACAAAAACTCAGAACAAGAGCGAAAAGCTGGTCGAGGGTGAACTATTAGTGAAAGCGTCTGTTGAATCCTTTGGACTAGAGGATGAGAAGTACTGGTTTCTAGTTTGCTGTGAATTATCTAACGGTAAGACGAGGCAACTGAAAAGATATTATCAGGATTTCTACGATCTTCAGGTTCAACTTTTAGATGCGTTCCCAGCAGAGGCCGGTAAGTTAAGAGATGCAGGTGGACAATGGTCCAAACGTATAATGCCCTATATCCCTGGACCCGTCCCATACGTTACGAATAGTataaccaaaaaaagaaaggaggacttaaatatatatgtggCAGACCTAGTAAATCTTCCCGATTATATATCTCGCTCAGAAATGGTTCATTCCTTATTCGTTGTTTTGGACAACGGTTTCGACAGAGAATTTGAAAGAgatgaaaatcaaaacaatatcaaAACACTGCAAGAAAACGATACAGCAACCTTTGCGACAGCATCTCAAGCTTCCAATTTTGCTTCAATTAACCAAGACAACACTTTAACTGGCGAAGACTTGAAGTTAAATAAGAAACTCTCAGATTTATCTTTATCTGGCTCCAAGCAGACATCAGCCCAATCAAACTCTGGGCTGAAAACGACCAAAATTAAATTCTATTACAAAGACGATATTTTCGCCTTAATGCTGAAGAGTGACACAACCTATAAAGAACTTCGCAGTAAAATCGCTCCAAGGATTGATACAGATAATTTTAAATTACAAACCAAATTATCTGATGGTAGTGGGGAGGAGATTAAAACTGACTCACAAGTCAGTAACATTATCCAAGCGAGACTGAAAATTTCTGTCCATGATATCCCAATCTAG
- the LDH1 gene encoding triacylglycerol lipase (Serine hydrolase~similar to YBR204C) — translation MNMQESAESTESWSCEPLSGRALGEIVQDAENSADLVTYIRKPEIDLDFRLKFIAEHEEFFNVQLSDRESRIRTCHNLSDEGIRSDSLFVFVPGLAGNLEQFEPLLKLVDSDRKAFLTLDLPGFGHSSEWSDYPMLEVVELIFVLVCDVLRKRSTAVPKNDDANPFDGRKVVLVGHSMGCFLACHLYEQYMADTKVVKTLVLLTPPKAHIEQLSKDRHIFQWALYGIFKMPWLFDIYRNRFDQVKGLQSSGIKQYFYQESDDVKLKYRKLWQFKNNISNKSRTIIGYLLGWVTVDWVKFNGLLTQTDMKQKIIIFGAERDPIAPIKNLEFYKETINKECLRKVIILPDCSHNLCFDRPELVCEDFQREVIDEAEL, via the coding sequence ATGAATATGCAAGAAAGTGCAGAATCAACAGAAAGTTGGTCCTGTGAACCTCTTTCTGGAAGGGCGCTAGGAGAAATTGTTCAAGATGCGGAAAATTCAGCTGATTTGGTGACTTATATTCGCAAACCAGAGATAGATTTGGACTTTAGGCTAAAGTTTATTGCTGAACATGAGGAGTTCTTTAATGTTCAACTATCGGATCGAGAGTCAAGAATAAGAACGTGCCACAACTTGAGTGATGAAGGTATACGGAGTGATAGTCTTTTCGTCTTCGTGCCTGGGCTGGCTGGCAACTTAGAACAATTTGAACCTTTGCTCAAGCTGGTGGACTCTGATCGAAAGGCATTTTTGACATTAGATTTGCCCGGCTTTGGTCATAGTTCGGAATGGAGCGACTATCCCATGTTGGAAGTAGTGGAACTTATTTTCGTTCTTGTATGTGATGTATTAAGGAAAAGGTCTACTGCGGTGCCGAAAAATGATGATGCAAATCCATTTGATGGCCGAAAGGTAGTGCTTGTAGGCCATTCTATGGGTTGTTTTCTGGCATGTCATCTTTATGAACAGTACATGGCTGATACAAAGGTGGTAAAAACGCTAGTTTTGTTGACTCCCCCAAAAGCTCATATCGAGCAGCTTTCTAAGGATAGGCACATTTTCCAGTGGGCCCTTTATggtattttcaaaatgcCATGGTTATTTGACATTTATAGAAACAGATTTGATCAAGTAAAAGGTTTGCAAAGTTCCGGCATCAAGCAGTATTTTTACCAAGAAAGTGATGATGTCAAGCTGAAATACAGGAAGCTTTGGCAatttaaaaataacatAAGCAATAAAAGTAGAACCATCATTGGTTATTTACTCGGATGGGTAACCGTCGATTGGGTTAAATTCAATGGTCTATTGACGCAAACGGATATGAAACAGAAAATTATAATATTTGGCGCAGAAAGAGACCCTATAGCCCCCattaaaaatttggaattttacaaagaaacaataaataaagaatgTCTCCGTAAAGTGATTATTCTACCTGATTGTTCCCATAATTTATGCTTCGATCGCCCGGAATTAGTGTGCGAAGATTTTCAACGAGAAGTAATTGATGAAGCAGAATTGTAG
- the DER1 gene encoding derlin (ER membrane protein that promotes export of misfolded polypeptides~similar to YBR201W) has translation MDAVILNLLGDIPLITRLWTIGCLVLSGLTSLRIIDSAKVVYKYDLVFKKGQYGRLIYSIFDYGGFNWISMINIFVSANHLSTLENSFNLRRKFCWVIFLLLVILVKMTSIEQPASSLGVLLHENLVYYELKKNGNQMNIRLFGGIDISPSIFPIYMNAVMYFVYQRGWLEIAMNFMPGHIIYYMDDIIGMIYGIDLCKSPYDWFRDIETP, from the coding sequence ATGGATGCTGTGATACTAAATCTTCTAGGGGACATCCCTTTGATCACGAGATTATGGACAATAGGTTGTCTTGTACTATCAGGTCTCACAAGTCTCCGGATCATAGATTCAGCAAAGGTGGTGTACAAGTACGATTTAGTATTCAAAAAAGGACAATACGGCAGACTGATTTATTCGATATTCGATTACGGCGGATTTAATTGGATATCTATGATAAATATCTTTGTCAGTGCCAATCACTTGTCAACTTTGGAAAACTCATTCAAtttaagaagaaaattctgttgggtgatatttttacttttggTAATACTGGTCAAGATGACCAGTATTGAACAACCCGCATCATCGCTCGGGGTGTTACTGCATGAGAATCTCGTGTACTATGAACTTAAAAAGAATGGAAACCAAATGAACATACGCCTTTTCGGAGGCATTGATATTTCACCATCTATATTCCCCATTTACATGAATGCAGTAATGTATTTTGTATATCAGCGGGGCTGGTTAGAAATTGCCATGAATTTCATGCCAGGTCACATAATTTACTACATGGATGATATAATAGGGATGATTTATGGCATAGATTTATGCAAATCTCCGTACGACTGGTTCCGTGACATCGAAACACCTTAA
- the MCM7 gene encoding DNA replication licensing factor MCM7 (Component of the Mcm2-7 hexameric helicase complex~similar to YBR202W), whose translation MSAALPSIQLPVDYNNLFNEIGDFLVTFKQDSLSAEAQRNENENENVDAENIEQDLLEKGPKYMAMLQKVANRELNSVIIDLDDILQYQNEKFLQGTQADDLVSAIQQNANHFTELFCRAIDNNMPLPTKEIDYKDDVLDVILNQRRLRNERMLSDRTNEIRSENLMDTTADPPSSMNDALREVVEDETELFPPNLTRRYFLYFKPLSQNYARRYRKKAISSKPLSVRQIKGDFLGQLITVRGIITRVSDVKPAVEVIAYTCDQCGYEVFQEVNSRTFTPLSECTSEECSQNQTKGQLFMSTRASKFSAFQECKIQELSQQVPVGHIPRSLNIHVNGTLVRSLSPGDIVDVTGIFLPAPYTGFKALKAGLLTETYLEAQYVRQHKKKFASFSLTSDVEERVMELIASGDVYNRLAKSIAPEIYGNLDVKKALLLLLVGGVDKRVGDGMKIRGDINVCLMGDPGVAKSQLLKAICKISPRGVYTTGKGSSGVGLTAAVMKDPVTDEMILEGGALVLADNGICCIDEFDKMDESDRTAIHEVMEQQTISISKAGINTTLNARTSILAAANPLYGRYNPRLSPLDNINLPAALLSRFDILFLMLDIPSRDDDEKLAEHVTYVHMHNKQPDLDFTPVEPSKMREYIAYSKTKRPVMSEVVNDYVVQAYIRLRQDSKREMDSKFSFGQATPRTLLGIIRLSQALAKLRLADTVDIDDVEEALRLVRVSKESLYQETNKSKEDESPTTKIFTIIKKMLQETGKNTLSYENIVKTIRLRGFTMLQLSNCIQEYSYLNVWHLINEGNTLKFVDDGTMDTDHEDSRMGTPKLSPQTATSPNTSAQDSDIDLQDA comes from the coding sequence ATGAGTGCGGCACTTCCATCAATTCAACTTCCTGTCGACTATAACAATCTATTCAATGAAATCGGTGATTTCTTGGTGACTTTCAAGCAGGACAGCTTGTCTGCTGAAGCACAACGAAACGAGAACGAGAATGAAAATGTGGATGCTGAAAACATCGAACAAGATCTATTGGAAAAGGGCCCTAAGTACATGGCGATGCTGCAAAAAGTGGCTAATAGGGAACTGAATTCTGTGATTATTGATTTGGATGATATTTTACAGTATCAGAACGAAAAGTTTCTCCAGGGCACACAGGCAGATGATCTTGTGTCTGCCATTCAGCAAAACGCTAATCACTTCACTGAGTTATTTTGCCGTGCCATTGATAACAACATGCCGCTACCAACAAAGGAAATTGATTACAAGGACGACGTTCTTGATGTTATTCTAAACCAAAGGAGGTTAAGGAATGAGAGAATGCTCTCGGACAGAACCAATGAGATTCGAAGCGAAAACCTTATGGACACTACAGCGGATCCACCCTCTTCCATGAATGATGCGCTGAGAGAAGTTGTAGAGGATGAAACTGAACTATTCCCTCCTAATTTAACCAGACGCtatttcctttattttaAACCTTTATCACAAAATTATGCTCGTCGTTACAGGAAGAAAGCAATCAGCTCCAAACCACTATCTGTTAGGCAGATTAAAGGTGACTTCTTAGGCCAATTGATTACCGTCAGAGGTATTATCACCAGGGTTTCTGATGTCAAACCCGCTGTGGAAGTTATTGCATATACTTGCGACCAATGTGGGTACGAAGTGTTCCAAGAGGTCAATTCTCGTACTTTCACTCCATTGTCTGAATGTACTTCCGAAGAATGTTCccaaaatcaaacaaaGGGCCAATTGTTCATGAGTACGAGAGCTTCCAAATTTAGCGCCTTTCAAGAGTGTAAGATTCAAGAGTTATCACAACAAGTGCCTGTGGGCCACATTCCTAGGTCACTAAATATCCACGTTAACGGGACGTTGGTAAGATCTTTATCGCCTGGTGATATTGTCGATGTCACTGGTATTTTCTTGCCAGCACCCTACACCGGTTTCAAAGCTTTAAAAGCTGGCTTGCTGACAGAAACTTATTTAGAGGCACAGTATGTTCGTCAacacaagaagaaatttgcCTCTTTCAGCCTGACTTCTGATGTAGAAGAGAGGGTTATGGAATTAATCGCTTCTGGTGACGTATACAACAGGCTAGCAAAATCTATTGCACCGGAAATTTACGGTAACTTAGACGTTAAGAAGGCATTGCTGTTACTACTTGTCGGCGGTGTTGATAAAAGGGTAGGTGACGGTATGAAAATCAGAGGTGATATTAATGTTTGTTTAATGGGTGATCCCGGTGTTGCTAAATCCCAACTACTGAAGGCCATCTGTAAAATATCACCACGTGGAGTGTATACCACCGGTAAAGGTTCATCTGGGGTTGGTCTGACCGCCGCGGTCATGAAGGATCCTGTCACAGATGAAATGATTCTAGAGGGTGGTGCCTTAGTGCTTGCTGATAACGGTATTTGTTGTATCgatgaatttgataaaatggATGAAAGTGACAGGACTGCAATCCATGAAGTTATGGAACAACAAACCATTTCGATATCCAAAGCCGGTATCAATACAACTTTGAACGCCAGAACATCAATCTTAGCGGCAGCAAATCCCTTATATGGTAGATACAACCCTAGATTATCACCTTTGGATAATATCAACCTGCCAGCCGCTTTACTATCCAGATTTGATATTCTCTTCTTAATGTTAGATATACCAAGTAGAGATGACGACGAAAAATTAGCTGAGCACGTTACATATGTGCATATGCATAATAAACAACCGGATTTGGACTTCACTCCAGTAGAACCCTCTAAAATGAGAGAGTACATTGCCTATTCTAAGACAAAGAGACCTGTGATGAGTGAAGTTGTAAACGATTATGTGGTGCAAGCTTACATCAGATTAAGACAAGACTCTAAGAGAGAAATGGATTCTAAATTTTCCTTCGGTCAAGCCACTCCGAGAACTTTACTAGGTATCATAAGATTATCTCAAGCGCTAGCGAAGTTAAGGTTGGCTGACACGGTGGATATAGATGATGTAGAAGAAGCCCTAAGATTGGTCAGAGTCTCTAAAGAATCATTGTATCAAGAAACCAACAAAtctaaagaagatgaaagcCCCACAACAAAAATCTTCACAATTATTAAGAAAATGCTACAAGAAACTGGCAAAAACACGCTATCATATGAAAATATTGTGAAAACTATAAGACTGAGAGGGTTCACAATGCTACAATTAAGCAACTGTATCCAAGAATATTCTTATTTGAATGTCTGGCATTTAATCAACGAAGGTaatactttgaaattcGTGGATGACGGCACCATGGACACAGATCACGAAGATTCACGAATGGGCACGCCTAAACTCTCACCACAAACGGCCACTTCCCCCAACACAAGCGCGCAAGATTCTGATATCGATCTACAGGACGCTTGA
- the KTR3 gene encoding mannosyltransferase KTR3 (alpha-1,2-mannosyltransferase~similar to YBR205W), whose translation MPVHHKKKLMPKSALLIRKYQKGIRASFIGLIVVLSVLFFMSGSKSSEVTLAQSPSVSHVARKDYLMPFTDKSQGVIHPVDDGKKEKAVMVTLARNSDLWNLVKSIRHVEDRFNNRYHYDWVFLNDEPFSDEFKRVTSALVSGKTKYGTIPKDHWSIPSWINTKKFDEKRLEMGKLDIPYGASVPYRHMCRFQSGFIWRHQLLEEYEWFWRVDTDITLFCDIQYDIFKFLKVNNKKYGFILSVSEYERTIPTLWETTKKFVKKNPKFLNKNNLMKFISNDDGETYNMCHFWTNFEIGSLDFFRSDAYKEYFDYLDKSGGFFYERWGDAPVHSIAASLFLDKSEIHFFDGLGFHHPDFTSCPIEQDIRLQNKCTCEPGKDVTWSPSYFCTRKYFSAGNYKLPPGI comes from the coding sequence ATGCCTGTGCACcacaagaagaagctaaTGCCCAAATCGGCATTGCTGATTAGAAAATACCAGAAGGGGATCAGAGCATCTTTCATCGGGCTCATTGTAGTGTTGTCcgtattatttttcatgaGTGGCTCAAAGTCCTCAGAAGTAACACTAGCTCAAAGTCCCAGTGTCAGTCATGTAGCCCGTAAGGATTACTTGATGCCGTTTACTGACAAGTCACAGGGCGTAATCCATCCTGTGGACGATggcaagaaagaaaaggctGTTATGGTCACATTGGCCAGAAATTCTGATTTATGGAACTTAGTAAAATCCATTAGACACGTTGAAGACAGATTTAATAATAGATACCATTACGATTGGGTGTTTTTGAATGACGAACCCTTTAGCGATGAATTTAAACGTGTTACCAGTGCATTGGTTTCAGGAAAGACAAAGTATGGCACAATCCCGAAGGACCACTGGTCCATTCCATCTTGGATCAATACTAAGAAATTTGATGAGAAAAGACTTGAAATGGGCAAATTGGATATTCCGTATGGTGCTTCTGTGCCTTACCGTCACATGTGCCGTTTCCAGTCAGGGTTTATATGGAGACACCAATTACTGGAAGAGTACGAATGGTTTTGGAGAGTGGATACCGATATCACTCTATTCTGTGATATTCAGTATGACATATTCAAGTTTTTAAAAGTAAATAACAAAAAGTACGGATTCATTCTTTCCGTAAGTGAGTATGAACGTACAATTCCAACCTTGTGGGAAACGACAAAGAAGtttgtgaaaaaaaatcctaaATTCTTAAACAAGAATAACCTCATGAAGTTTATTTCTAATGACGATGGTGAGACATACAATATGTGTCATTTCTGGACGAACTTCGAAATCGGATCTTTAGACTTCTTCAGATCCGATGCATACAAAGAATACTTTGATTACTTAGACAAGTCTGGTGGATTCTTCTACGAAAGATGGGGTGATGCGCCAGTGCACTCCATCGCTgcttctttgtttttggaCAAGTCAGAAatccatttctttgatgGTCTTGGATTTCACCATCCAGATTTCACATCTTGTCCCATTGAACAGGATATTAGACTACAAAACAAGTGTACCTGCGAGCCTGGCAAGGACGTCACCTGGTCTCCCAGCTACTTCTGCACTAGAAAGTACTTTTCGGCGGGAAACTACAAGCTCCCACCTGGAATTTGA
- the MIN7 gene encoding Min7p (similar to YBR201C), whose translation MLAIKAFSQVSKSYKASAPNKKLTTLFYVAYITLGLTTPFLLPARMASKDTHCYKEGFCSQRSYTRF comes from the coding sequence ATGCTAGCCATCAAAGCATTTTCACaagtttccaaatcatACAAGGCTAGTGCTCCTAATAAAAAGCTTACGACGTTGTTCTATGTTGCTTACATCACTCTGGGACTAACAACGCCTTTCCTTTTACCGGCTCGAATGGCCTCTAAAGACACACACTGCTACAAAGAAGGATTTTGTTCTCAACGATCATACACTAGGTTTTAG
- the COS111 gene encoding Cos111p (Protein required for antifungal drug ciclopirox olamine resistance~similar to YBR203W) has translation MSSAASRLQNVNIVSNNYSRYGTSVYDKLYHNSGSSGNNAGKGPTTVGKLSSTSQKSRTKQRHGSNCSRSMSQSPISTFKSPLSNQNQTSAPDDSASIGQRRSDDVTSLDNETIVTMNSRKSRIKKKYKSLISTSSKKFMNKLYDHGASSDSFSIFSLKTSHSGKHENSRLEKLRKRKYHAWGKFADINDLPVEIIAKILSEFELGRDQKTLVRCLYVSKKFYKATKIVLYRLPYFTSTYRVAQFVTSLRLHPDNGAYVKVLDLSRLKPGIIGQDSKDSQGLDDDSHSRRHRRRRRRSTNTTLNLPPATPTSTISNEDDVNSGSIRDDAPNSGEIEDLALAGWRDWRYRNEPLYSSPLLNSFKLKKVVSRSSSITSTSSGNSTGVHSTRRQRSNSSVASITTSIMSSIYNTSHVSLSSTTSNTSNGNISSGSNLTRVSTAGSLKKTPAKSTRSSPQKQKPISDITSSSWFRMKLSSRNRKARTANAIGMKNSRDKPEDDFKDTKHDSGHPSNYRPSTLKFSIEQPFSTHHPYANKFLLKYAPYKDLPLGYILHMLNMCPNLVELNLSNLVICTDFKLINQRTERRRMTSSLLPAVQESSISAGPEQDLEVVYMTDSGKGYEYYEGLSKKHSRSSSLGTNPSNWIGGQANWVDYPPPIDAQTKTREEHRRNNTLSQNKNVILKKLNPFAIFEIICDRNEEKGGYSFLSKVKMNDIVWCRQYMVKYFVMRTFRQHLDYKSMDNNSYERHIFSFRDSGLDRNFSWACSAKLHEFVALMVMDQLSKSDDLGLEELFNIKSEKLYIKSYCSRDPDILEISNLFDIRYGVGSEADATSDSNPEAESLQFRLTILKTGKPTSFWLRKVSKNYVSLVVKLCVNDDVDMDKIKVGKPTLRIDSITHDLLSRLKELRRVDLRRNVGENNYCDESIL, from the coding sequence ATGTCAAGTGCTGCTTCAAGACTTCAAAACGTCAATATTGTGTCCAACAATTATTCTCGTTACGGCACCTCCGTTTACGATAAGTTGTACCATAATAGCGGCAGTAGTGGCAATAATGCCGGAAAAGGCCCTACTACAGTTGGTAAACTATCATCTACCTCACAAAAATCTAGGACTAAACAGCGCCATGGCTCAAATTGCTCCAGATCAATGAGTCAATCGCCCATATCGACGTTCAAATCTCCGCTCAGtaatcaaaatcaaactaGCGCTCCAGATGATTCGGCCTCTATAGGGCAAAGACGCAGTGACGACGTTACTTCTTTAGACAACGAAACAATTGTAACAATGAACTCAAGGAAATCAAGGATTAAGAAGAAGTATAAATCCTTAATCTCcacttcttcaaaaaaatttatgaaCAAATTGTACGATCATGGTGCTTCATCCGATTCATTTTCCATATTTTCCTTGAAGACTTCCCATTCTGGTAAACATGAAAATTCTAGACTCGAAAAGctgagaaaaagaaaataccatGCTTGGGGCAAATTTGCCGATATCAACGATTTGCCGGTTGAAATAATTGCCAAAATACTTTCCGAATTCGAGTTAGGCCGTGACCAAAAGACGCTAGTCAGATGTCTATACgtctcaaaaaaattctataaAGCGACAAAGATCGTCCTTTATAGGCTACCTTATTTCACTTCCACTTACAGAGTGGCGCAGTTTGTCACTTCACTAAGATTACATCCGGATAACGGGGCATACGTGAAAGTATTGGACCTATCACGTCTGAAGCCGGGAATTATAGGTCAAGATTCGAAGGATTCTCAAGGTTTAGACGATGATAGCCACTCAAGGCGTCACAGACGCCGTCGTCGTAGATCTACTAACACAACCTTGAATCTCCCTCCGGCCACCCCAACATCTACCATTTCTAATGAGGATGATGTTAATAGCGGATCAATTAGAGACGACGCTCCAAATAGCGGAGAGATTGAAGACTTAGCATTGGCTGGTTGGAGAGATTGGAGATATAGAAATGAGCCGCTCTATAGTTCTCCTCTGTTGAACAGTtttaaattgaaaaaagtcgTCTCtcgttcttcttctatcaCTTCTACATCTTCTGGAAATTCTACCGGTGTTCACTCCACAAGGAGGCAACGTTCTAATAGTTCCGTCGCTTCCATAACAACCAGCATCATGTCATCCATCTATAACACTTCTCATGTCTCATTATCTTCAACAACCTCGAATACCAGTAATGGTAATATATCTTCTGGTAGTAATCTGACAAGAGTCTCTACCGCTGgatcattgaaaaaaactcCTGCGAAGTCCACAAGGTCATCTCCTCAGAAACAAAAGCCAATTTCTGACATTACGTCGTCTTCCTGGTTCAGAATGAAGCTGAGTTCAAGAAACAGAAAGGCAAGAACAGCTAATGCGATCGGCATGAAGAACTCGAGGGATAAACCCGAAGATGACTTTAAGGATACGAAGCACGACTCGGGGCATCCATCCAATTATCGTCCTTCAACATTAAAATTTAGTATTGAACAGCCATTCAGTACTCACCATCCGTATGCCaacaaatttcttttaaagTACGCTCCTTACAAAGATTTGCCCTTGGGTTATATTTTACATATGTTGAACATGTGTCCTAACCTTGTCGAATTAAACCTTTCCAATTTGGTTATTTGTACCGATTTTAAATTAATCAACCAAAGAAccgaaagaagaagaatgaCATCCTCACTATTGCCCGCTGTCCAGGAGTCAAGTATCTCTGCAGGACCTGAACAAGATTTAGAAGTTGTTTATATGACTGATTCCGGCAAAGGCTATGAGTATTATGAGGGGTTAAGCAAGAAACACTCACGTTCTTCAAGTTTAGGTACCAATCCGTCAAATTGGATTGGTGGTCAGGCAAATTGGGTAGATTATCCACCCCCAATCGATGCACAAACTAAAACAAGAGAGGAACACAGACGTAACAATACTTTGAGCCAGAACAAGAACGTcatattaaagaaattgaacccttttgcaatttttgaaataatcTGCGAtagaaatgaagaaaaaggtggCTACAGCTTTTTAAGTAAGgtgaaaatgaatgacaTTGTCTGGTGCAGACAATACATGGTAAAGTACTTCGTGATGAGGACGTTTCGCCAGCATCTGGATTATAAGTCTATGGATAATAACTCTTACGAACGGCACATATTCAGTTTCCGAGACTCTGGCTTGGacagaaatttttcctGGGCTTGTAGTGCCAAGTTGCATGAATTTGTTGCGTTGATGGTAATGGATCAGCTCTCAAAATCAGACGATTTAGGATTAGAAGagcttttcaatatcaaatCCGAGAAGctatatataaaaagcTATTGTTCTCGAGACCCTGATATTCTCGAAATATCAAACTTATTTGATATCAGATATGGAGTCGGATCTGAAGCTGATGCTACTTCCGATTCCAATCCCGAAGCAGAATCTCTACAATTCAGGCTAACCATATTGAAAACAGGAAAGCCAACTTCATTTTGGCTCAGAAAAGTTTCCAAAAATTATGTTTCTTTGGTCGTTAAATTATGTGTGAATGATGACGTTGATATGGACAAAATCAAAGTAGGAAAACCAACCTTGAGAATAGACAGTATTACACACGACTTGCTAAGTAGGTTAAAGGAGTTGAGAAGAGTTGATCTAAGAAGGAATGTTGGCGAAAATAACTACTGTGATGAAAGTATCCTGTAA